In Helianthus annuus cultivar XRQ/B chromosome 8, HanXRQr2.0-SUNRISE, whole genome shotgun sequence, a single genomic region encodes these proteins:
- the LOC110875929 gene encoding uncharacterized protein LOC110875929 — MIAREGFNLKTTVAELIDGNGNWRWPQAWLNLFPVLINVTVPAIVPDLEDRLGWKSFEGKIVHFSSWDAWNNLRVRENKVAWVNMVWYGQCIPRHSFHLWLVIKNKLKTQDRLAVWEAGSETNLILMCCPLCKYGRDSRDHLFFQCSFSAKIWNIVNKRVDMGNVNDTWSSIMAWIEQHASSKKLEHIVCKLVVAASTYFIWQERNNRLFSHLQRREETVAQLILDMVRLRIMGFKVGGDIGHRKLLERWEIMEDDPG; from the coding sequence ATGATAGCTCGAGAAGGTTTTAATTTGAAGACTACAGTTGCTGAACTTATAGATGGAAATGGTAATTGGAGGTGGCCGCAGGCATGGTTGAATTTATTTCCGGTTCTAATAAATGTCACAGTCCCTGCGATCGTTCCAGATTTAGAGGACAGGCTTGGATGGAAAAGCTTTGAAGGAAAAATTGTTCACTTTTCCTCTTGGGATGCATGGAATAACTTGCGGGTAAGGGAAAACAAGGTGGCATGGGTAAACATGGTGTGGTATGGCCAATGTATACCAAGACACTCGTTTCATCTTTGGTTGGTAATAAAAAACAAGCTGAAAACGCAAGATAGATTGGCGGTGTGGGAAGCGGGTAGTGAGACCAATTTAATTCTTATGTGTTGTCCCCTATGCAAGTATGGTCGCGACTCTAGAGACCACCTCTTCTTTCAATGCTCATTTTCGGCTAAGATTTGGAACATAGTTAACAAAAGGGTCGATATGGGTAATGTGAATGATACGTGGAGTTCAATAATGGCATGGATAGAGCAGCATGCGAGTTCAAAGAAGCTGGAACATATAGTTTGTAAGCTTGTTGTAGCGGCTTCTACTTACTTCATATGGCAAGAACGGAATAACCGGCTGTTTTCACACCTGCAAAGGAGGGAAGAGACGGTGGCACAACTGATTCTTGATATGGTGCGGCTTCGGATAATGGGTTTCAAGGTCGGCGGAGATATAGGCCATAGGAAGCTCTTGGAAAGATGGGAAATCATGGAAGACGACCCGGGTTAA